One segment of Streptomyces sp. NBC_00576 DNA contains the following:
- a CDS encoding PAAR domain-containing protein, which produces MPAAARTGDPTNHGGVIATPPPGAAAAVARVLIGGRPAAVVGSLHTCVMPPHAALGPGNVIMPNPAGLARGQVLIGGLPAARMRDQTTCGAMISGGALNVLIGGV; this is translated from the coding sequence ATGCCGGCCGCAGCCCGTACCGGTGACCCCACCAACCACGGCGGCGTGATCGCCACCCCGCCGCCCGGCGCCGCCGCGGCGGTGGCGCGTGTGCTGATCGGCGGCCGTCCCGCAGCCGTCGTGGGCAGCCTGCACACCTGCGTCATGCCCCCGCACGCGGCCCTGGGACCGGGCAACGTGATCATGCCCAACCCGGCGGGGCTCGCCCGGGGCCAGGTCCTCATCGGCGGGCTGCCTGCCGCGCGGATGCGCGACCAGACCACGTGCGGCGCGATGATCTCGGGCGGCGCCCTGAACGTCCTGATCGGGGGCGTGTGA
- a CDS encoding VgrG-related protein — protein MTTPEARGGRSFAADPIIQTPAELPQIWAAQLVSCVVDENMGLPDAAVLSFRDPDHEFLQATGITIGTPLKVSVVTVSGKARELLFSGEVTALELDRDGTGSFTVVRAYSKAHRLQRGRKVVAYRNMTAAAIVRKVAAGAGLACGKVEAAPVTYDQLSQANVSDWDFLQFLAGESGAQVQVDDNGLLQFTKPQKASAAPAPSTSATRNPMVLEYGRNLLALRASLSAADGAQQVEVRGWDVTTKRPLVAPKASVNSETVVPGLSPAFAARFGKSKLTVTDTPYRTHAETKAVADATAAQVSAGFAELEAVVEGNPKLRAGKPVALGNVGQAFSGKYTATAVRHVLEPHGGYRTTVWVSASPDRSLTGLVTGANAPSRGPRMPGLAIGVVTDVHEEGGAQTGAVRLKFPWLDDTYVTDWVRTVQWGGNGGGGVFSPEVNDEVLVGFEQGLLDSPYVIGGLYNGVDKPSPHDAKVPLIDETTGKVNRRSIVSRSGHRMELLDTRAPGRSGVRLTTANERLEVFLDDRRDRIELIVYAQKDRRRPLTSVVLDKKGITLDAGRGDVKVSGRNVDIQAKVGVTIGGRKVSVNGSADVTVDGGALAVLKGTFVHIN, from the coding sequence CATCCAGACGCCCGCCGAACTCCCGCAGATCTGGGCCGCCCAGCTGGTGAGCTGTGTGGTCGACGAGAACATGGGCCTGCCGGACGCGGCGGTCCTCAGCTTCCGCGACCCCGACCACGAGTTCCTGCAGGCGACCGGCATCACCATCGGCACCCCGCTGAAGGTGTCGGTGGTGACCGTGTCCGGGAAGGCACGCGAGCTGCTGTTCAGCGGCGAGGTGACCGCCCTGGAACTGGACCGGGACGGCACGGGCTCGTTCACGGTCGTGCGCGCCTACTCCAAGGCGCACCGTCTGCAACGGGGCCGCAAGGTGGTGGCGTACCGGAACATGACGGCGGCGGCGATCGTCCGCAAGGTGGCCGCCGGGGCCGGGCTGGCCTGCGGGAAGGTCGAGGCCGCGCCGGTCACCTACGACCAGCTGTCGCAGGCGAACGTGTCCGACTGGGACTTCTTGCAGTTCCTGGCGGGGGAGAGCGGCGCGCAGGTGCAGGTCGACGACAACGGGCTGCTGCAGTTCACCAAGCCGCAGAAGGCGTCCGCCGCGCCGGCGCCGTCGACCTCGGCCACCCGCAACCCCATGGTGCTGGAGTACGGGCGCAACCTGCTGGCGCTGCGGGCCTCACTGTCGGCCGCGGACGGCGCGCAGCAGGTGGAGGTGCGCGGCTGGGACGTCACCACGAAGCGGCCACTGGTGGCCCCCAAGGCGTCGGTGAACAGCGAGACGGTGGTGCCGGGGCTGAGCCCGGCGTTCGCCGCCCGGTTCGGCAAGTCGAAGCTGACCGTCACTGACACCCCGTACCGCACTCATGCCGAGACGAAGGCGGTCGCGGACGCCACGGCCGCTCAAGTAAGCGCCGGATTCGCCGAGTTGGAGGCAGTGGTCGAGGGCAACCCCAAGCTGCGGGCGGGCAAACCCGTGGCGCTCGGCAACGTCGGGCAGGCGTTCTCGGGGAAGTACACGGCGACGGCGGTGCGGCACGTCCTGGAGCCGCACGGCGGATACCGGACGACGGTGTGGGTCAGCGCCAGCCCGGACCGCTCCCTGACCGGCCTGGTGACCGGAGCGAACGCGCCGAGCCGTGGCCCGCGCATGCCCGGTCTGGCGATCGGTGTGGTGACGGACGTACACGAAGAGGGCGGCGCCCAGACCGGCGCGGTACGGCTGAAGTTCCCCTGGCTGGACGACACTTACGTCACCGACTGGGTGCGCACCGTGCAGTGGGGCGGCAATGGCGGTGGCGGTGTGTTCAGCCCGGAGGTCAACGACGAGGTCCTGGTCGGCTTCGAACAGGGCCTGCTGGACAGCCCGTACGTCATCGGCGGGCTCTACAACGGTGTGGACAAGCCGTCGCCGCACGACGCCAAGGTCCCGCTGATCGACGAGACCACCGGGAAGGTCAACCGCCGCTCCATCGTGTCGCGTTCGGGGCACCGGATGGAGCTGCTGGACACGAGGGCACCCGGTCGCTCCGGGGTGCGGCTGACGACCGCCAACGAGCGCCTCGAAGTGTTCCTGGACGACCGGCGGGACCGGATCGAGTTGATCGTGTACGCCCAGAAGGACCGCCGGCGGCCCCTCACCTCCGTCGTGCTCGACAAGAAGGGCATCACCCTGGACGCGGGGCGCGGCGACGTGAAGGTGTCAGGCCGGAACGTGGACATCCAGGCCAAGGTCGGGGTGACGATCGGCGGCCGCAAGGTGAGCGTCAACGGCTCGGCGGACGTCACCGTCGACGGTGGTGCGCTGGCTGTCCTCAAGGGCACGTTCGTCCACATCAACTGA
- a CDS encoding GPW/gp25 family protein encodes MSDRFIGRGWAFPLRVGPTGGIGMVEREQEIEEAIRLVLGTAPGERPMRPDFGCGIHDYVFAPGDGATAGRIAQQVREALERWEPRIAVDDVVVAFDAVEAGTLYIDVHYTLRSTNDQRNLVFPFYTIPSEEGAEEWGAA; translated from the coding sequence ATGAGCGACCGGTTCATCGGCCGCGGCTGGGCGTTCCCGCTGCGGGTCGGGCCGACCGGCGGGATCGGCATGGTCGAACGGGAGCAGGAGATCGAGGAGGCCATCCGCCTGGTCCTCGGCACCGCGCCCGGTGAGCGCCCCATGCGCCCCGACTTCGGCTGCGGCATCCACGACTACGTCTTCGCGCCCGGCGACGGCGCCACCGCCGGACGTATCGCACAGCAGGTGCGCGAGGCCCTGGAACGGTGGGAGCCGCGCATCGCGGTGGACGACGTGGTGGTCGCCTTCGACGCCGTCGAGGCCGGGACCCTCTACATCGACGTGCACTACACCCTGCGTTCCACCAACGACCAGCGCAACCTGGTCTTTCCCTTCTACACGA